A stretch of Aedes aegypti strain LVP_AGWG chromosome 2, AaegL5.0 Primary Assembly, whole genome shotgun sequence DNA encodes these proteins:
- the LOC110675918 gene encoding uncharacterized protein LOC110675918 — translation MSDQDVRVQTFQDLQLAGDQLDRIPLKKVARLSLNSLRRQESDVEVYEFIFGQVVHRFEPDEFETEVSAVLLPELLKHLDKIALELKDSALSCFLIDNLKSFLSFANILLNFAEYVYQVSETYQLYRTTTIFLEFLVRSYEIISRSKATVQCESNEQDIVQQLFTICQRIQLVMVHLMAPSDKPGYYFQHTDVEEQFSCLKDVIATFCKIGSLTVGLDNIRCTEAWKAVGKLCSLHEMVIKMNDTTWSHPLLLKTNSDIEMAFKMLLENEEFTKNDMVKLRLINLMLRVFIKLLQLINVDEYSEYHAILKTIVTIEDALQSRNMKEEFTNGVRQYLIVGYMNVVGLIFRTKRFAKALTSTNFQTTEEILAFYNIIQLVISKVLSEKRNPDIIDLYTTDCNLLTCCIDYISKSHRVFNKNPNIYRQLSVNLSAFVLMCSKNPSERRQKLLEETLVAMILHDSYWVELMGLDIWSIYLRYHSVDLQLQYLKFWKDVNDRFSPFVTQIKVVFVRRLIHNIFLFLPSSTQQKVLKKYPIADRSNYKLWTAIWLQSVDKSITNTAEELLLRRVKQSCANLLGKPSMESLYECLEILRLLATCSNRNLMQNIESDVIMLWKRLRLDKRSAAKCDTLVQTLLMITIRFLELNVCSNSLKTIACEKITEIVYLLSDSSKLMLIDLASVIPEKAGQILPRLAVDQNALVKVLALNSAEKLKQSQTNKTDFDKSISSALANIHKELLNSKHDLQHTENSITTPVHRCLKVPEAVQIIQHISDRIDELFPDDEDDFGLSAVTRSEESSPAAKRLRPNSSKSLTNIGTSMQTSCNTPDETIDGIRRQLDVLQRLRAQRMLSRSQLTEIRRIGETLAGFNE, via the exons ATGAGCGACCAGGACGTTAGAGTACAAACATTTCAGGACCTTCAGCTGGCCGGGGATCAATTGGATCGGATTCCGCTGAAAAAAGTGGCCAGACTGTCGCTGAACAGCCTCCGCCGGCAGGAAAGCGACGTCGAGGTGTACGAGTTCATTTTTGGGCAAGTGGTGCATCGATTCGAGCCGGATGAGTTCGAAACGGAGGTGTCGGCGGTTCTGTTGCCGGAACTGCTGAAGCATCTGGATAAG ATCGCATTAGAACTGAAGGATAGCGCCCTGTCCTGTTTCCTGATAGACAACCTCAAATCGTTTCTTTCGTTCGCAAACATACTGCTGAACTTTGCCGAGTACGTGTACCAAGTGTCGGAAACCTACCAGCTGTACCGTACAACGACCATATTTCTGGAATTTCTCGTTCGAAGCTATGAGATAATTTCCCGAAGCAAGGCGACGGTACAGTGCGAATCGAACGAGCAGGATATCGTTCAACAGTTGTTCACAATCTGCCAGAGAATCCAGCTCGTAATGGTGCACCTGATGGCTCCGTCCGATAAACCTGGATACTATTTTCAGCATACTGATGTGGAAGAACAATTCAGTTGTCTGAAAGATG TCATAGCCACATTCTGCAAAATTGGATCGCTCACTGTCGGACTAGACAACATACGGTGTACGGAAGCGTGGAAGGCGGTCGGGAAACTGTGTTCGTTACATGAAATGGTCATTAAAATGAATGATACTACGTGGTCACATCCGCTTCTCTTGAAAACGAATTCCGACATTGAGATGGCTTTCAAAATGTTGCTGGAAAATGAAGAGTTCACTAAAAATGATATGGTGAAATTGAGGCTCATCAATCTAATGCTACGTGTCTTCATCAAACTATTGCAGCTCATAAATGTCGATGAATATAGCGAATATCATGCTATTTTAAAAACCATTGTAACAATTGAGGATGCACTTCAGTCAAGGAATATGAAAGAAGAGTTCACCAATGGGGTACGACAGTATTTGATAGTAGGTTACATGAACGTGGTTGGACTGATCTTTAGAACAAAGAGGTTTGCTAAG GCTTTGACATCAACAAACTTTCAAACGACGGAAGAAATATTAGCTTTTTATAATATCATTCAACTTGTTATTTCGAAAGTGTTGTCTGAAAAACGGAACCCAGATATTATCGACTTGTACACAACGGACTGTAACTTATTGACATGCTGCATCGACTACATATCTAAGAGCCATCGCGTTTTCAACAAGAACCCGAATATCTACCGTCAGCTATCAGTTAACTTGTCGGCCTTCGTTCTTATGTGTTCGAAGAATCCTTCGGAAAGGCGCCAAAAACTGCTCGAGGAAACATTGGTAGCCATGATCCTTCACGATTCGTATTGGGTTGAGCTGATGGGGCTGGACATATGGAGTATCTATCTACGCTATCACTCCGTGGATCTTCAGTTGCAGTATTTGAAGTTTTGGAAAGATGTTAACGATCGATTTTCGCCGTTTGTTACGCAGATCAAAGTAGTTTTTGTGCGAAGGTTGATCcataacatatttttatttcttccgAGTAGTACGCAgcaaaaggttttgaaaaaatatccaataGCGGATAGAAGCAATTATAAATTGTGGACAGCAATTTGGTTACAGTCAGTGGACAAATCCATCACAAATACAGCTGAAGAGTTACTATTGCGACGTGTCAAGCAAAGTTGTGCAAACCTGCTTGGGAAACCATCGATGGAAAGCTTGTATGAATGTCTTGAAATTCTTCGTCTATTAGCGACTTGTAGCAACAGAAATCTAATGCAGAACATTGAAAGTGATGTAATTATGTTATGGAAGCGATTAAGGCTGGATAAACGATCAGCAGCAAAATGTGACACATTAGTTCAAACGCTATTAATGATAACTATTCGTTTCTTAGAACTCAACGTATGCTCAAACAGCTTGAAAACCATCGCTTGTGAGAAAATCACGGAAATAGTCTACTTGCTAAGTGATTCTTCTAAGCTCATGCTGATAGATCTTGCAAGCGTAATCCCAGAAAAAGCTGGCCAAATTCTACCTCGTCTTGCTGTAGATCAAAACGCACTGGTTAAAGTACTCGCTTTAAATAGTGCTGAAAAGCTGAAGCAATCTCAAACGAATAAGACCGATTTCGATAAATCCATATCTTCAGCATTAGCAAACATTCATAAAGAgctgctcaattcaaaacacgaTTTACAGCATACGGAGAATTCTATTACAACGCCGGTACATCGATGTCTCAAGGTACCAGAAGCGGTACAAATCATTCAGCATATAAGCGACCGAATTGATGAGCTGTTTCCTGATGACGAAGATGACTTCGGATTATCTGCTGTAACGCGCAGTGAAGAATCGAGTCCCGCTGCTAAGAGATTAAGACCTAATAGTTCCAAAAGTTTGACCAATATTGGCACGTCCATGCAGACCAGTTGTAATACACCGGACGAAACTATCGATGGAATCAGACGACAACTAGACGTTTTGCAGCGGTTGCGCGCTCAGAGGATGTTGAGTAGAAGTCAGCTAACGGAGATACGCAGGATTGGGGAAACGTTGGCAGGTTTCAATGAGTAA